From Drosophila willistoni isolate 14030-0811.24 unplaced genomic scaffold, UCI_dwil_1.1 Seg531, whole genome shotgun sequence, a single genomic window includes:
- the LOC124461557 gene encoding uncharacterized protein LOC124461557 has translation MEKLKATRTKLKSSLTRLLTLSENPPENCTADVVDTMMTRLDIVWKEFDRSTDDMFEFQESQGVNLDKAQKFQYLKSLLCDEAASLINHLPLTGAAYETAWAGLMERYDRPRHVVNSLLDNFRRLPSTRVTDVSDGASKVVRGLDALGQTNRDCWVIYFLLDKIDAESQCKWVSYSQRRLQKNKRLKEEYTKFMREYIALGHMRILDESEKTSAPKEHMFYMPHHPVIAAKILFEDFYVDDVLTGANTEDQLIRNKDELIQLLGRAQLELGKWVSNTHGIGPLEEAAATSVTGDASSVKVLGIHWEPKSEIFTYGIRLSECTESLKRQVLSDVSRIFDPLGLLAPVIVQFKILFQELWLLNLDWDSPLPTKLADRWRKYREDINNIRQLKIRRHIGYVGKRIELHAFSDASIKAYAAVVYSRIVNQDGSIEVSLIAAKTRVAPLKQQSLPRLELCGALLLRRLIASIKLVWKDLESTVYAWCDSTIVLAWLNHLPASLKTFIGNRTAEILEVIPRDSWRHVNTKQNPADCASRGMLAEDLLPFTLWWKGPDWLAETHLNLGNEDNIQISNLISDDEYRKELKATVLVTLAETMKESSPLEELIGRVSSWPRLVRIVAYILRFIRHMKNPQEKSDSFAVTYDEYKAARNLCLQQAQDEWHKERKALRNEGCVPKGSKLCTLTPILDDSGLLRVGGRLNNSELSYSAKHPLILPRKHRISHLILEHENQHNLHPGVSALFVIVRQRFWIMGDRNLIRKVTHNCIKCFRQRAHTSYQLMAALPAVMGPAHFHCANNSMDSE, from the exons ATGGAAAAACTAAAGGCAACACGCACCAAGTTAAAGTCTAGCCTCACGCGGCTGCTGACACTTTCGGAGAATCCGCCTGAGAACTGCACAGCGGATGTGGTGGATACTATGATGACCAGACTCGACATCGTGTGGAAGGAGTTTGATCGGTCCACTGATGATATGTTTGAATTTCAAGAATCGCAAGG GGTGAATCTGGATAAAGCTCAGAAGTTTCAATATCTCAAGTCTTTACTCTGTGATGAGGCTGCAAGTTTAATAAATCATTTGCCGTTAACAGGAGCGGCGTACGAGACGGCTTGGGCAGGCCTAATGGAACGTTATGATCGACCTCGTCATGTCGTTAACTCGCTTTTGGATAATTTTAGACGTCTACCATCAACAAGGGTGACAGATGTATCCGATGGGGCGAGTAAAGTTGTACGTGGCCTAGATGCACTTGGCCAAACTAATCGCGACTGCTGGGTGATCTATTTTCTGCTGGATAAAATTGATGCAGAGTCTCAATGCAAATGGGTGTCCTACAGCC AACGTCGACTTCAGAAAAATAAAAGGTTAAAGGAAGAGTACACCAAGTTCATGCGCGAATACATCGCTTTGGGACACATGCGCATCCTTGATGAGTCAGAGAAGACGAGTGCACCTAAAGAACACATGTTCTACATGCCTCACCATCCGGTTATTG CTGCCAAGATTCTATTCGAAGATTTCTATGTGGACGATGTCCTGACCGGAGCAAACACGGAAGATCAACTTATACGTAACAAGGATGAACTTATTCAACTATTAGGTCGCGCACAGCTGGAGCTTGGGAAATGGGTATCCAATACCCACGGAATCGGCCCTttagaagaagcagcagcgaCAAGTGTGACTGGAGATGCCTCCTCCGTCAAGGTATTAGGAATACATTGGGAACCAAAGTCTGAGATCTTCACATATGGTATAAGGTTGAGCGAGTGCACAGAAAGTTTAAAAAGACAAGTATTATCAGACGTATCACGCATATTTGACCCGCTTGGTCTACTGGCGCCGGTCATTGTTCAATTCAAGATCCTTTTCCAAGAGCTCTGGCTTCTTAATCTAGATTGGGATTCACCGCTTCCAACTAAGCTGGCAGACCGATGGCGTAAGTATCGCGAAGACATTAACAACATAAGGCAGTTAAAGATACGGCGTCATATTGGGTATGTCGGCAAACGAATAGAGTTACACGCCTTCTCAGACGCCTCAATAAAGGCATACGCAGCAGTCGTATACTCTCGGATCGTGAACCAGGATGGCAGCATAGAGGTTTCACTGATTGCGGCGAAAACACGGGTCGCTCCACTTAAGCAGCAATCGCTCCCTCGTTTGGAATTATGTGGCGCACTTCTGCTGAGACGGCTGATCGCATCAATTAAATTAGTTTGGAAGGATCTAGAAAGCACCGTATATGCTTGGTGTGATTCGACAATTGTGTTGGCATGGCTGAATCACTTGCCAGCTAGTTTAAAGACGTTCATTGGCAATCGTACTGCCGAAATATTGGAAGTAATACCAAGGGACTCGTGGCGCCATGTTAATACCAAGCAGAACCCCGCAGACTGCGCTTCTAGAGGAATGCTGGCTGAGGACTTACTCCCGTTTACTCTCTGGTGGAAGGGTCCCGACTGGCTGGCTGAGACACATCTTAACTTAGGTAACGAAGATAATATACAAATCTCTAACTTAATTTCAGATGACGAGTACCGAAAAGAGTTGAAGGCTACAGTATTAGTTACTCTCGCGGAAACCATGAAAGAGTCATCTCCCCTCGAAGAACTCATTGGTCGTGTTTCTTCCTGGCCGAGACTTGTGCGCATTGTGGCATACATTTTACGATTCATCCGCCACATGAAAAACCCCCAAGAAAAGTCAGACTCTTTCGCCGTAACCTATGACGAGTACAAGGCAGCCAGGAACCTATGTTTGCAGCAAGCTCAAGATGAATGGCATAAAGAACGAAAAGCGCTACGAAATGAAGGATGCGTACCAAAAGGCTCTAAGCTGTGTACCCTGACGCCGATTCTAGATGACAGTGGGCTTCTACGTGTAGGAGGTCGCCTCAATAATTCAGAGTTATCATATTCAGCCAAGCATCCGCTCATCTTGCCGAGGAAGCATCGCATATCTCACCTAATTTTGGAACACGAGAATCAACATAATCTACACCCAGGAGTTTCGGCCCTCTTTGTCATCGTTCGTCAACGTTTCTGGATAATGGGAGACAGAAATCTGATTCGTAAAGTTACTCACAACTGTATAAAGTGCTTCAGACAGCGAGCACATACCAGCTACCAACTAATGGCCGCACTACCGGCA gttatgggcccagcaCACTTCCACTGCGCCAATAATTCGATGGATTCAGAATAg